The following are encoded together in the Microtus pennsylvanicus isolate mMicPen1 chromosome 8, mMicPen1.hap1, whole genome shotgun sequence genome:
- the Nop2 gene encoding 28S rRNA (cytosine(4447)-C(5))-methyltransferase: MGRKLDPTKKEKRGPGRKARKQKGAETELVRFLPAAGDENFKRLSSRARKRAAKRRSRSVEVSKPNKSPRIETLPGALSKGAVQARGKKRPAPAENSDGDEEEESEEETVANQGDLWGSEDSDADMVDDYGADSGSEDEEGKLLPIERAALKQKSREAAAGGQWSEEETDEEEDDVPPESGPPKAGRAEGDLQINVEDEEAFVLPPAGEVEQDAQAPDLQGVHKRIQDIVEVLRNFGAQREEGRSRSEYLNQLQKDLATYYSYGDFLLGKLMEIFPLSELIEFLEANEVPRPVTLRTNTLKTRRRDLAQALINRGVNLDPLGKWSKSGLVVYDSSVPIGATPEYLAGHYMLQGASSMLPVMALAPQEHERILDMCCAPGGKTSYIAQLMKNTGVILANDVSAERLKSVVGNLHRLGVTNTIISHYDGRQFPKVVGGFDRVLLDAPCSGTGVISKDPAVKTNKDEKDVLRCAHLQKELLLSAIDSVNAASKTGGYLVYCTCSITVEENEWVVDYALKKRNVRLVPTGLDFGQEGFTRFRERRFHPTLRSTRRFYPHTHNMDGFFIAKFKKFSNSVPQPHAGNTAAATPTEPELKDQVPPTSENSSQPAKRAGGAPKQQLGKQQRSRKPFHKMNGTSKGPSSKSTVPSVPKAQVSARPQESGQPGGKRKQKRRGPKPKSSKEAALSKHTAPPNGVDSPAVPPPSENSMAPRLKDCSQSLGITKAIEKGKQQFPGQPAKRAASLKEDGAPKGPSVPTGSPHSSTRPPPAKRRKSVTKGSSQPLLS, encoded by the exons ATGGGGCGTAAGTTGGACCCTACGAAGAAGGAGAAGCGTGGACCTGGCCGAAAAGCCCGGAAACAGAAGGGTGCAGAGACCGAACTGGTTAGGTTCCTGCCTGCAG CTGGCGATGAGAATTTCAAGAGGCTGTCTAGTCGTGCTCGGAAAAG GGCAGCCAAAAGGCGATCCAGGTCTGTTGAAGTCTCTAAGCCAAATAAGTCTCCTAGAATCGAAACATTGCCTGGAGCGCTATCGAAAG GAGCAGTTCAGGCTCGAGGTAAGAAGCGCCCAGCACCAGCTGAAAACAGTGatggggatgaggaggaagaatctGAGGAGGAGACTGTGGCAAACCAGGGGGACCTTTGGGGCTCTGAGGACAGTGATGCCGATATGGTGGATGACTATGGAGCGGACTCTGGCTCGGAGGATGAAGAGGGAAAG TTGCTGCCCATCGAAAGAGCCGCTCTGAAGCAGAAGTCGCGGGAGGCTGCTGCTGG GGGTCAGTGGAGTGAGGAGGAGACGGATGAAGAGGAAGATGATGTTCCCCCTGAGTCCGGTCCCCCAAAGGCTGGCAGAGCAGAGGGGGATTTGCAGATCAATGTGGAGGATGAGGAAGCCTTTGTGCTGCCCCCTGCTGGGGAAGTGGAGCAGG ATGCCCAGGCTCCAGACCTGCAAGGAGTTCACAAGCGGATCCAGGATATAGTGGAGGTGCTTCGGAATTTTGGGGCTCAGCGGGAAGAAGGACGGTCTCGTTCTGAGTATCTGAATCAGCTTCAGAAGGATCTGGCCACTTACTATTCATATGGAGACTTCCTGCTGggcaaactcatggagatcttccCTCTGTCTGAG TTGATAGAGTTCTTAGAAGCCAATGAGGTGCCCCGGCCAGTCACCCTTCGGACCAACACCTTGAAAACTCGTCGCAGAGACCTTGCTCAG GCTCTAATCAATCGTGGAGTTAATCTGGATCCCTTGGGAAAGTGGTCAAAGTCTGGACTTGTGGTCTATGACTCTTCGGTGCCCATTG GAGCTACTCCCGAGTATCTGGCCGGGCACTATATGCTTCAGGGAGCCTCAAGCATGTTACCTGTCATGGCCCTGGCGCCTCAGGAGCATGAGCGGATCTTAGACATGTGTTGTGCTCCTGGAGGGAAGACCAGCTACATAG CTCAGCTGATGAAGAACACTGGAGTGATCCTTGCCAATGATGTCAGTGCTGAGCGACTCAAGAGTGTCGTGGGCAACCTGCATCGCTTGGGCGTCACCAACACCATCATCAGCCACTACGACGGACGCCAGTTCCCCAAG GTGGTGGGGGGCTTTGACCGAGTGCTGCTGGATGCTCCCTGCAGTGGCACAGGAGTCATCTCCAAGGACCCTGCAGTGAAGACAAACAAG GATGAGAAGGATGTCCTACGCTGTGCCCACCTTCAGAAGGAACTGCTGCTCAGTGCTATTGACTCTGTCAATGCGGCCTCCAAGACCGGGGGCTACCTGGTCTACTGTACCTGTTCCATTACG GTGGAGGAGAACGAGTGGGTGGTAGACTACGCCTTGAAAAAGAGGAATGTGCGACTGGTGCCCACTGGCCTGGACTTCGGCCAGGAAGGTTTTACCCGCTTTCGAGAAAGGCGCTTTCACCCGACGCTGCGTTCCACCCGACGCTTCTACCCTCACACTCACAACATGGATGGTTTTTTTATTGCCAAATTCAAGAAGTTTTCCAATTCTGTTCCCCAGCCCCACGCAG GAAACACAGCAGCAGCTACCCCTACGGAGCCTGAGCTGAAGGATCAAGTCCCCCCCACGTCTGAGAACAGTAGTCAGCCAGCCAAGAGAGCTGGTGGGGCACCAAAGCAGCAGCTGGGGAAACAGCAGCGTTCCAGAAAGCCCTTCCACAAGATGAATGGCACCTCCAAAGGGCCAAGCTCAAAATCCACTGTCCCTTCTGTCCCAAAAGCCCAAGTGTCTGCCAGGCCCCAGGAGAGTGGTCAGCCTGGtgggaagaggaaacaaaagCGAAGAGGACCTAAGCCAAAGTCCTCCAAGGAAGCTGCTCTCTCAAAGCACACAGCCCCTCCCAACGGTGTGGACTCACCTGCTGTGCCGCCACCCTCTGAGAATTCCATGGCCCCAAGGCTTAAGGACTGCAGTCAATCCCTTGGGATAACCAAAGCGATTGAAAAAGGAAAGCAAcagtttccaggacagcctgccAAGAGAGCTGCTTCCCTAAAAGAGGATGGTGCCCCCAAGGGACCCTCAGTCCCCACTGGGTCCCCCCACAGTTCCACCAGGCCCCCACCAGCAAAAAGGAGGAAATCTGTGACAAAGGGCAGCAGCCAGCCACTGTTGTCTTAG